One window from the genome of Metabacillus flavus encodes:
- a CDS encoding enoyl-CoA hydratase, with product MNTVNVVYEGRVAKVEMSRPDVLNAMDSEMLSELLAAFKEVRDSEADILVISGAGRGFSSGGDIKSMLSDMDESAFSSVMYTISQMITELYTMPKLTISAIHGAAAGLGFSLALACDHVIAHETAILSMNFIGIGLIPDGGGHFFMEKRLGETKAKQMIWEGRRLSSEDAKQAGLIDQMVAGDMKAAVEEKISEWLEKPIAAMIETKRIYTSRSAADLESILSLETSSQYKMRQTNDHREGISSFLEKRQPQFSGK from the coding sequence ATGAACACAGTAAATGTAGTGTATGAGGGAAGAGTTGCAAAAGTCGAAATGAGCAGACCGGACGTACTGAATGCGATGGACAGTGAGATGCTGAGTGAGCTTCTTGCAGCATTTAAAGAAGTGCGCGATAGTGAAGCCGATATTTTAGTGATTTCAGGAGCGGGAAGAGGATTTTCTTCTGGCGGTGATATTAAGTCGATGCTTTCGGATATGGATGAGTCCGCATTTTCATCCGTCATGTATACCATCTCGCAAATGATTACGGAGCTATATACGATGCCGAAACTCACCATCAGTGCCATTCACGGTGCGGCGGCGGGACTTGGTTTCAGCCTGGCACTTGCATGTGACCATGTAATCGCGCATGAAACGGCGATTCTCTCTATGAACTTCATCGGAATCGGTCTGATTCCAGACGGCGGCGGCCACTTCTTTATGGAAAAACGTTTAGGCGAAACGAAAGCGAAGCAGATGATCTGGGAGGGAAGAAGACTCTCAAGCGAAGATGCGAAGCAAGCAGGCCTTATCGATCAAATGGTGGCAGGGGATATGAAAGCGGCAGTTGAAGAGAAAATCTCTGAATGGCTTGAAAAACCAATTGCTGCCATGATTGAGACAAAACGCATTTACACATCCAGAAGTGCAGCAGATCTTGAATCCATTTTAAGTCTAGAAACCTCTTCTCAATATAAGATGAGACAAACAAATGATCACAGAGAAGGAATTTCTTCTTTCTTAGAAAAAAGACAGCCTCAGTTTTCAGGTAAGTAA
- a CDS encoding ABC transporter ATP-binding protein, whose product MALMLNKVTKNFGAHTAVNQLNLEIPEKEIFGFLGANGAGKTTTFRMVLGLLHPSGGEISWQGEPINYKTTDQIGYLPEERGLYPKLKVKDQLVYLAKLKGMNKNESEKELIRWLDRFKVPEYLNKKVEELSKGNQQKIQFITAVLHKPKLLILDEPFSGLDPVNVELLKEAVEELREQGTSIVFSSHRMEHVEEMCNHLCIMHKGKPVVHGGLKDIKRSFGKKNVIIHADFDLAYLSDVPGVIKHKKTSEGIRLQVTGEEVSQDVLAAIQNKGFIRKFVLEEPSLNDIFIEKVGASYE is encoded by the coding sequence ATGGCTTTGATGTTAAATAAAGTAACGAAGAATTTCGGTGCACATACAGCTGTCAATCAGCTGAATCTTGAAATACCAGAGAAAGAGATTTTCGGCTTTTTAGGAGCGAATGGTGCGGGAAAAACGACCACATTCAGAATGGTTCTTGGGCTTCTGCATCCAAGCGGCGGTGAAATCAGCTGGCAGGGAGAGCCCATTAATTACAAGACCACTGATCAAATCGGCTATTTGCCAGAGGAGAGAGGCCTTTACCCGAAACTTAAGGTGAAGGACCAGCTTGTATATTTGGCTAAATTAAAAGGTATGAACAAAAACGAATCAGAAAAAGAACTGATTAGATGGCTTGATCGCTTTAAGGTGCCAGAGTACTTGAATAAAAAAGTAGAAGAGCTGTCTAAAGGAAATCAGCAGAAAATCCAATTTATCACGGCAGTGCTTCACAAGCCGAAGCTGCTAATTTTGGATGAACCTTTCTCAGGGCTTGATCCGGTGAACGTTGAGCTTTTGAAAGAGGCGGTTGAAGAATTGAGGGAGCAGGGTACGTCGATCGTTTTCTCAAGCCACCGAATGGAGCATGTTGAGGAGATGTGCAACCATTTATGCATAATGCATAAAGGAAAGCCGGTTGTTCATGGCGGACTAAAGGATATCAAACGGTCCTTTGGAAAGAAAAATGTAATCATTCATGCTGATTTTGATTTAGCTTATCTCAGTGATGTTCCAGGTGTAATCAAGCATAAGAAAACGTCGGAAGGCATCAGGCTCCAGGTAACCGGCGAGGAAGTGTCCCAGGATGTGCTGGCAGCCATTCAAAATAAAGGATTTATCCGGAAATTCGTCTTGGAAGAACCGTCTTTAAATGATATTTTCATTGAGAAGGTAGGTGCATCCTATGAGTAA
- a CDS encoding YhzD family protein translates to MGKYYLTVFEKNGEKLLDESFEAASEQEAKDLGIQKLEEKNYTKKTHRCVNAAGKMVLFER, encoded by the coding sequence ATGGGAAAGTACTACTTAACAGTATTTGAAAAAAATGGGGAAAAGCTGCTGGATGAAAGCTTCGAGGCAGCCAGCGAGCAGGAAGCAAAGGATCTCGGAATTCAAAAACTCGAGGAAAAAAATTATACAAAGAAAACGCACCGCTGTGTGAATGCGGCCGGCAAGATGGTGTTATTTGAGCGTTAG